The window AGACTAAAGGTTGCTTGTACATGAATGAGATTAAGGAGAGATAGATAAATTATTTAACAAATGCCCTATTTTTTTGGTAAGAAGAGTAATAAGACTAAATTAtagatttgttcaaaaactagGACATGTAAGGTAAATAATGTTTTGAAGAGGATAAAAATACTCGAGTTAAAATAAAATGTTGTGTATATGGAGGTTTGGAAGAGCTTAGAAGATTAGGTGATCATTcagataattaaattattaaaaaaagttaaaaaaaccCTGGTGAATGGGAAGTTTTTCTGGATGCCAATTTAAAAGAATAGGGTGTTATTAAATGTCTTTCTAATGGCAGCATATTTAGGACAACAAGTAATACTGTGAAACTTTGTAAGGATGATTGAACAAAAATTAAGATATGAAGCATGTTTTTTCTGAAAATCATGTTGGATTTCATGCCTAGGAGGATATATTATAGATGTTATTTATTAATTGGCCTcaatggaaaaaatatatataggtaAAAAGTTGCAAGTGGTTATTATTGAGatagaaaaagtttaaaattgtaCTAATTCCCAGGAATACAACGTGTGTTGTAAAAAAGAATTTGTATCTAATAATTAAATTGGTGATAAATGATATGTACAATGGAGTTTTCAATAATGTTAGAACAATAGGAGTATTTAGTGAGCTTGGTAGAGCTACATGCTTATGTGAAGCATCACTTTTAAGTCATTTTTTTGCACTAATATTTGGTGAACTTGCTAggtaaaattaataaaatttcttGGTGCATGTCGTatgctaatgatattattttgatcgaTCAAAATCCAGGGGATTGATTTCAAACGCATGATGGTATTTTCTTAAATCCAAGCATATAGTTTGATTGCACAACAATCCATAGTTAAGGAAGATAAATTTGATCAATAGTTTAATATTAAGCAATTCATTGCATGTTGGTAAAATATGTTCAAAGTCCTTGTTAGCTTTTCAATCCAAGTTTTTTTAAATGTTTGTCTCTCATTCAATAAAGATTATGTTGCTTTCAATAGAGAATAGGAAATATGATTAACATAACATTTAACATGCTGAAGTGTGTTAACCATTTGTATGTAGGCAGCCAAAAGTATATATCCTCATTGTTACATTACATACCTACTTGAAGCCATAAAAGATCAATCCAGCATAGTTTTGTCCATGCAAGTTGTATTAACAAGGTACTTTTATGATACATGAATTATGGAGATGGCTTTTGGTTAAGAttgaaaactaaaaaaatagaaataagattaataaattctaaaaaaataacACAGGTATAATGACTTCATTTATAGATAAAATAGTTTTGAGCTGTAGCATAAGAATAACGTGTATGATATCACTGTTTTCGAAAGAAAATTACAGACATGGTCTTATACTGCAGGTTTTTGCTTGGACCTTTGCTAATATAATTTCATCAGGAAAATTGGCCTCGAAGCTTCTAAAATtggatgaaatgtaagatttcGGAAGTTACATATTGGCTTTTTGGTGAACCCTTGTATTTGACAATCTCTTATTGTTATATAAAGTTCTGGTACTGTATTCAGGTACATCAATTTCATTAAATTGTGGTGAGTATTGTTGATGGCCTACTGTCTGCGGTGATCTACCAGAGAAGAAGCTTGTCTTGAAAGGAATTAAAATTAAATGAGGATTGCTCTTTGCTATGCTTTGCGTCGAAACCTGAGCACGAAGAGGAGTCGTGATCTTTTTTGTATATAGATTTTCAAGAGTGGAAAATCATCAAGCGCAATCTGGCAGTACAAGTGTGTTCTGTCATTTCTATTACATGATGGAGTGTAATAAGGAAGAGGCTATCAGAGCGAGGGAAGTTGCAGAAAAGAAGATGCACAGTAGAGATTTCATTGGGGCACTTAAGATTGCTCGGAAGGCCCAGCATCTCTTTCCAGAGCTTGAGAACATCTCTCATATGTTAACTGTCTGTGAAGTTCATTGCTCTGCTGATGCTAAAATTAACGGAGAGATGGACTGGTATGGGATTCTGCAAGTAGAGCCAACAGCAGATGACTCATCTATCAAGAAACAGTACCGAAAGCTTGCACTTTTACTTCATCCTGATAAAAACCAATTTGCAGGTGCTGAGGCTGCCTTCAAGTTAATTGGAGAAGCACATAAGATTCTGTCCGATCGACTAACACGACAACACTATGATGTTAAAATGAATGTTAATATCAGAACTGCCTCTTCCAGGCAGCCTGCTCCACAGATGAGGAACAGCTTTTATGCTAGAAGCAATTTCAGTGCAGTGTCTTTTAATGGCCTAAATCAGCAACAGCAGCAACCATCAGCTTTTGCTACTGCCAATACATTCTGGACTATTTGTCCTAATTGCAGCATGAGATACCAGTACTACCTTAGCATATTGAACAAAACTCTCCGCTGTCAGCATTGTTCGAAGCCCTTCATTGCATATGATTTGAATGCAGAAGCTGCGCCTTCTGGGGTAAAGTCTGGTCAATCCTGGAACAACGTTGGAAATTCACATCATCAGATTCCAGTTCAGCAAGCTAATAATGTTAACCTGCAAAGCCAATCTGGAAATGCCTCTTCTAGTACAGGGCTTAAGAGTGGTGTTGGTGGAGGACCATGGGCCCCCTTTGGGCATGGAGGTGGACCTACAAACATGGCAAACATGGCTACAGATGACAGAATGGATGTTAAAGGTGTTGCAAGTAATGAGGTTCAGTTTGAGGAAAAGAACCCCAGGCAAATGAATGAAGGAGGGAAGACTGCTAAGCCTTCAACTGCCAATGCTAATCTGAAGAGGAGCAGAAAGGTGGCTGTTGAATCCAGTGAATCAGATAGCACTGATGTTGAAGAAGACATAGCTATTGAGGTAGATGGCCCTCAAGCAAAGCAGTATTCTTCATCGTCTGCACCACGAAGGTCAACCAGGCTTAAGCAGAATAttaattatagtgaagtcggaagcgaagatgatgatgactttATAAATTCTCCTAGTTACAAAAAGTGGAGAGGTGAGTCATCAGGTAGTGCTGATGGGCATGCAGGATCGTCCCATGCTGATACTGATGGGGTGACTTCGAGTGTCAAAGCCACTGAATTTGGTGATGATAAAATGGAGAACATTTACAAAGATGATGCCTCTGAAAAGCAACCACTAAATGGAAGTGAAGGTGTTAATGTAGATCCAACAGGGGAAAGCAAACTAGATACAGGCACGGAAGAGAAGTTAGGGCCTGCAGCGGAGTCTAGCATTGATTCCAGATCTAAGACCTCAGCTGAACATGATACATTGACATATCCTGATCCAGAATTTTACGACTTTGAAAAACTTAGGCATGTAAATAAATTTTCAGTTGACCAGATATGGGCACTCTACGATAATCTTGATGGAATGCCTCGATTCTATGCACGAATTCGTCATGTACATGCCCCACATTTCAAGTTGCGGATAACTTGGCTTGAGCATAATCCCTTAAATGAAGTTGAGACAGTCTGGTCCGGTGAGGAATTGCCAGTTGGTTGTGGGAATTATATACTAGGATCCACACAGTTTGCTGAAGATCATCTGATGTTCTCACATATTGTGTCTTGGGAAAAGGGGAAAAGAAGGAACTCATATGATATATATCCTAGAAAGGGTGAGGTTTGGGCTCTCTTCAAGGACTGGAATGCTGGGTGGAGATCTGATGCTGGCAATCATAGGCTGTATAAATATGAAGTTATAGAAGTACTTTCAGATTTTGCAGTGGATGCTGGAATCAGCGTGATTCCCTTGGTTAAGATAGAAGGTTTTGTGAGCTTGTTCATGCGAGCAAAGGAGATGGCTATGGCTCCATATATGATACCACCTAATGAAATACTTAGATTTTCTCACGGTATCCCTTCTTACAGGTTGAATGGGACCGAAAAAGAAGGTATTCCTCAAGGTTGTCTGGAGCTTGATCCAGCATCTCTTCCTACTGACTTTTCAGAGTCATTTCCTTCGGTTAGTCTTGGTGGTGGTACAAGTGGAGTTGGAAATTTGAGTGAATCTCATGTTTCCTGTTTCAAGTCCACAGACAATGAGGTGGAACCTGGAATGAAGGATGTTACTCATGCAGAACTATATCAAGCTGGTGGACGCCAGCAATCAGAAGCTTGGAAGCATGCACAAAATGATACAAAGCAGCCTGAAGTAGTGATAAGAGAGGAAGACAGGTTAGATGCTGCTGATATCCATGATAATTCTGCTGAAAATGAAAATTCATCTCCAACGTCATCGTCGAGCCCCCTTGTCGTTGAATATCCTGAAGCAGAATTTCACAATTTTGATGAGGGGAAGTCAATAGAAAATGTCCAACGTGGTCAGATTTGGGCATTATACAGTGAAATAGATCAGTATCCCAATTACTATGGATGGGTGAAGAAAGTTGAGTTAGAAGATCATAAAGTGCATATAGCATGGCTTGAGGCCTGTCCTGTATCAGAGGAGGAGGCACACTGGATACAAGAGGGAATGCCGGTTGCATGTGGTACATTTAAAGTGGAACAGCAGAGTGTGGCATTTGAGAACATGGGTATGTTTTCTCATCTTGTGCAGGCCAAACCAAGTGCCAGAAGAAACCGATATGACATTCTTCCATGCCATGGTGAGATTTGGGCTGTATACAAGAACTGGAGTGCTGGATGGAGCCGTTCAGACTGGCAAAACTGTGAGTATGATGTGGTGGAAATTTCTGAATGCACCGATGCTGGCCTGAAAGTTCGACTTTTGACAAAGGTCGATGGTTATAGAGCCGTTTTCAAACATGAAAACGAAGGAAAAGCTGTGACCATGGATGTACCAGTCAATGAATATACTAGATTCTCTCATAAGATACCTTCATTCCGACTGACAAACGAAAGAGGAGGGAAACTTCGTGGTTATTGGGAGCTGGACACTGCATCTATACCTGACATTTTACTTATCTCGGACTCCGCATGATACTCGGTTACCTTCAGCAACTTATGGAAACCTTGGGTACCTTCAGCAGCTTATGGAAACCTTGGGTACTTGGTTAAAGAGATCAACTTGGGTACCTTCAGCAGCTTATGGAAACCTTGAACTGCAGTGCAGGGTTACTGCAGGTTGGTGATTCCATGTCTACACATGGGTGCCTGTGTGAGGAAAGGCCGCACAATGCATGGGAACCTCTGTTCTGTTGAGTTTGCAATCAAGTCTCATAGTTCACTATGCTCCTATGTGAACACAAGCCAGAGTGACCGAATTTTCGCGAGGTGTGCAAGAAGCTGCCAGCTAATGGATGTTGCAGATGATGCTTTTTCATCCATTCATCCTCTGTAGGCGTGTAATCTCCTCCGACTGTTGCAATCTAGGTAACtcagaaaaatatttaaagtttGCTCTTAGCTTCGACTTAGTCATTGCTTTCGTCTCAATCTGCTTCACTTTATGCGGTCTGGCATTTcttcttataatatatatatatatatatatatatatatatatatatatatatatatatatatatatatatatatatatatatatctcctctCCTTGAATGGCGCTGGTCGTGTGGGATTCAAGACATTTCTTTTTTGGTTCTACCTCAAGCTAATGTAAGCTTACGGAGAGAGATCAGATGTCGCCACGAATCCATAAACACAATCCTGGGCGGCTATATGATGCAGGACGCCAACCAGGGATATATAATTATCTCCCATTTCTATCCATCCCACATCGAGAGAGATTTGCAACAGACGGTGTGGGCCCTTCCTTCCTTATGATACATTTGACTGGTACTCATATTTTAAATCCAAGACTGGATCTTATCCTGTTAAGTTATGCCTGATAACAAATATCACAAATGATCGTATCGCTCTTCCAACAGAAACAAAAAGTTGTTGTGATGATCTTCAATCTCAGAAGAAAAATAACATTCACCAACAAACTGCTACAGAATCTCAATCTCAGCACTCGTGAGGATCTTCTTGCTTCTTCGTCATATGTTTTCTCCAAGGATTAAGAGCTTCTCTGATAGCTTGAGCTTCTTCAGAGCTCTCCCAGGCACGTTTTTCCGACTCCAGCACGGTGACCTTGTCGTCTGCCAAAAATACCGAGATGGTGCATGAAGAACAAACAATAGTGAATCTAATAACACATAAAACAAGTCAATACATGAAGAACAAACAATAGTGAATCTAATAACACATAAAACGGCATCATTTGTCATGCACAAGTCAATACATGAAGAACAAACAATAGTGAATCTAATAACACATAAAACGGCATCATTTGTCATGCACAAGTCAATACAACCACAACAACAACGGCAGCACACAAAATGTCGATACAcataatacaacaacaacaacatcaagACCATAAAGCCCCAACTTATCATCCAAGCTTAAGTTGGCTTGAAACCATGGAGTGCGGAAAGAACAATAGATACTGTCACGATACACAGTCGAAGCTTAATCAAAGTGATCTCATGCTATTCTCCCTCGTAAATAAAGACCATTTCCATGAATATGGATTTTGGGATTTTGGATTGTCCCCAAACAATTTCCCTTCAATATTTTTGTTCACAATATCGATTTATatgtcaaaaaaaaagaaaaaaaaagatacctACCAATGTTTACTAATCCGATCAAGGATCGGTACGCCGAACCATATAACTTGGTACCGATCCATATTCATCTTTTCTTGGTGCCACCAATACCTAAACTGGTATTCGACGGCGATCTTAAATCTTGACAACGACAACTTTGCATACTTAGAACAACTCATTTTGGTGACATGTACATAAATACTATTTATTCAAAGACAAACACTTGTTCATGTACCTATTTGATCTTTTCAATCGACATTGGCACTTGAAATAACAAGATGGAAGAGTATGGCTTTTGTTTGACACATGATATCATTTGAAGGGAGAAAAACCATAGCACATGacaaacaaaaaaagaacaaAGATGATAAGTCTTATCgagttaaaaaaaatctcaaaggtGAGCAAAAATTATGGTCATGCACTAGAAAGTTTTATTTGAAAACAAGTGACACTTAAAACGGAGTGAAAAACTTTGGACAAAAAAAAGTTCGATGAGTCAAATATTCCTCTTAAAAGAGTGGAAACACAAAAAGTATGCTAAGGTTTTAGATGCAAATGAAGGCAGCTATTAGATAATAGATGCAAATGAAGCACTTTGATCAATGATCACGCTTTAACCTCTCAAAACCTAAATTAATTTGCTAGTGCCACGAGAGATGCCCTAATTTGAGCACAAAAAAAAAGCCGATGAAACAACTCAATTTTTTTGATTAGATGCTGATGCTAATACTACTACTACTCTCCGTCTACTCTCCTCAAAAGGATCGAACTTTGTTGTATTCTACTACAAAATATTCCAGCCCTAGAAATTCCAGCTTTCCCACGAAATCACAAACAATAAGCCCCCCCGGGGTGTCCAAGgagaataacaacaacaaagcaaCGCGCAAAGGGGCAAACAAATCcataaataagaagattagggGAAGAGAAAGGAGGATGCTTTACAGAAACCGGTGTGGATCATGAATAGCTCCATCGAAGCCCCGATTAGCGCCGATACCGCCGCAATCTTCAAATACCAGTCCAGAAACTTCATCTGGAACTGCGATTTCGACGGAAGAGCAAACGGCGGTGGAGGAGACGAAGGGGGTTCGTCGTCGAGGAGGCGAAAGACCCGGCATCGCTGTGGTCACTTGTGCTTTATCGACACGGGTCGCCGGGCCTGACCCGTTCCGTGAAATCCATTTAGTAGAAAAGGAAACTTAAGTCgaatcaaataaaaaaggaacGCAATCGAACAGAAGAATCTTTAACAAGACTTGATTTGCTTATTAGATCCAAACTCGACGAACACAATCTAAGGTTTCTATGACTCACGGCTAATTCTCAAAGTATTGACTTTAACGCACTTCATTTTACTCTTAATTAGGCCAATTTGGGTCATTCATAACAATCCTTTGGATCGGGGTGCCACAGTTCGGGAACCATCGATATTAATTCTTTAGTTTGGGGTCTAATTTGATCAACTAGTTTCAGttgattaaaataattttaagataCTCCACGAAGATTAAACTCATGTTATTAGGCTTTAAATCTAAACGATTTTATCGTATTAACCACTACATCACATACTTATTTAACTTATTTAGAATCATTGATTTCGTACTAATTTTTAAGCGTTAGAACTAAACGGTATGACTTCAATTTCAATTCGATTTGGAACCACCGAACTATTAACCCGATTCAACTTTATTTACATAATCCAAATCTACAAAGACTCGTCTACGAGTAAACGATGATATGATGATTCATGGCTAACATGAAGGTGTTAAATTTAGCACACTACATTAGTTAATAATTAGGTCAATTTGGATCGATCATATTACTCGAGTAACTATGAGAAGAAATGACTAGTTGGATTTTATTGATACTTACTGAGTATGAATTTTTATAcacaaagaaggattcaaaagtatgataattacatgattttttcaatcaataataatataaaatattcactACATTATTTCATAATGTAGGAGGTCACGTTGTTGAGATCATGATCTtcgttattgatagaatcatgataatatattatcataatttttatgatttagaatcatgataacataatatcaaaatattaagaggatcatgataatcttatcatgatttaatTTTTTCAATAATATCTTTTCAAATATGCTCTCGTAAGATAGTGCTCCTATCGGAgacaccaatcttggatcgaagtATATGGAATTACTAGTGAGACAAAGGCTTGGTAAAAGTATCTACAAGTTGACCAGAAGATTAGATATGAGAGACATGTAGCTTACCATTTTGAACTTTGTCACGAACAAAATGAAAGTCGATAGCTATGCGCTTCATTCGAAAGTGAAATACAGAATTAGCACATAGATATGTTATCCCAATATTCTCACAATATATAGATGGAGGATTAGATATTGTGATAAATAATTCATTTAATAATAATTGAATACAATAAATATCAATAGTTGTAGAAGTAACCGCTCGATATTCAACCTCGTAGAAGATCTTGTAATATTTCTTATAACTCTTAGATATTAGATTGTGACCAAGAAATATAATATAAGTATTAATAGATGTCCTGTCATCCTTATTACCTGCCCAATCAGTATCTGAAATTATATAAAGCAATAAAGGAGAATTTTTTTAGATAAAGAAGCCATTATCAATAGTGCTCTTTAAGTATCGAAGAAGGTATTTAACATATATCCATTGGAAGTAGgcttttatataaattaaaataatttattcacTTCATATGTAATATTCAAGCGAGTAAATATCAAATACCGTAGACTATCAACAACTTGACGATATTCAATGACGTCACTAAGATTAGCACTATCAAATAGAGTAAAAGGAACACTTGTAGAGATTAGTATAGTAACAATATTGGCTTCAAGCATTTTGGTACGACCAAGAAGGTCATGAATATACTTTTGTTGAGAAAGAAATAGATCATTTGCTTTGTGGATTACTTGAACACTAAGAAAATAGTTGAGAGACTCAAGATCTTTAATAGAAAACTTATTTCCAAGCTGCTGAATAAATTGATTAATTATTACTGATTTATTATCAGTAATAATTAAGTCATCtacataaattaataaaaatatgattatgccCTCGTGAGAATAAATGGATAACAAATTATCAGATCGAGAATTATGAAATCCAACTAAGACTAGAAGTATTCTATGTTCATGATACCAAGAACGAGGAGCCTACTTGAGACCATAAAGAGCCTTCTGCAACTTATAAACATGTTGAGGAAAATTATGATCAATAAAGCTTAGAAGTTGCTTTATAAATATATCTTCGAAAATATAATCATTAAGTTGTTAAAGTCTCCAATTGTTAGACAAAGCTAgacataaaataatatgaattatTATTGGCTTGGGCTAAATGTGTTATGGTACTCAAGGCTTATTAATAGACTCATTAAGGTTTCGTTTGATATGAAAAACCTATTTGCACTTTATAAGGTTTTGAGTTCCATGTACCATTCCGTAATAAAGCATTATATTCTTTAGACATTGCTACTCACTATTCGAGAAttttttagatttgattaataGTAGAAGGCTCATAAATATAATCTTGGGattgttttatgaaaataaagaaatatttatTTAGTTTAAAGACTTGATTTTAAGATCTAGTAACTATCGGATGAATTGGTATACGGTCGATGACATCTCTAAGACGTATTGGACGAGAAGAATTTAAAGTATGGGTACTGAAACCAAATCTTATTGTGAATTCTCTTTTTACATGACACTCTCGTGAGGAAACCGGATGGATGAGAAAATCTATTATTCATCATGCACTATTGAGAAAGGGCTTGGTGAAATTTGAGTAGATAAAGTGTTCGGATTGGTGGGAGGGGTTAATGTTTTAACCTAAACAAGAATGATAATATTGAGGTGGTTCATGAATTTGGGGAACTCAATAAGTTGTCGAAAGTTAGTGTAGGTAAAAGtgatttataagaaaaaataaattatataaaatcaacttgataagaaataaaaattctttTAGTTGATGGATCAAAACATTTAAAATCATTTTGATTAGtagaatatttaagaaaaatacatgaTTTTGATTGGATTTCTAGTTTGTTATGGGTGAAAGGTTTTAACCATGAATAATATAGACATTAAAAAACACATAATTTACTATAGTTATGAgtggatctaaataattttttaaatgataaaaatatatttagaatTAGAATAGGCATGTAATTACTGAGATAAGTTAATGTGACAAatgtatgataccaaaattaaagaGATAAGGAAGCTTAAGTAAAGAGTATGAGACCAATATAGACGATATATTGATGACGACGTTTCATGGTTCCATTATATTCAGAAGTATGTGAGGGgtgagaaaataaaatatttcattggTTTCAAAAAAGTTACGAAgctttttaaattcaccactattatctagataaaataaaataatagatcATTAAATTACACTTTGGAAAAATGATTAATACTTTATATTTTTGCTTCATGGGAAATAACATGTAATTTATAAAATGGTTAACAAAAATAAGATAGTAGTTAAATTCGTCATGAGCTTGGATCGGTGAATAACCCCAAATATCAGAATATATAAGTTCAAGAGACGAATTACTTTGATAGATTGTGAGAGAGGATGTAAAAAATAGAAGTTTGTGCATTTTATTACATTTGCATGAGTTACATAAAAAGAGATGGCAAGATGATGTTGATAAAGATAAATTATAAGAACGAATAATATAATTTAGAACCTTAAAAAAATGATATCCTAAGCGATTGTACCATTCTTGAAATGGAGCCTTGATAATGGCTAGAGCAAAGATGGGTTTGAATGGTGCAACAGTTGATCACTCATAAACTTCATCTCTATTCAGCCCCTCTATGAGATATGCTCCCATATTGAGATCCTTCGCAACAAATGAAGAGAGTAAGAATTCAATAGAAACATTATTAAAAGAACATAAGTTAGAAACAAATATTAAGTTCTTCTTTATATCATGAACATAAAGAATATCATAAAGTAAAAAAGATTGAGGAAGAGGAAAGATTTGTAAAACCAAGTTATTTTGAAACTTTTACCATCACCTATAATAATATCATCTGAACCATCATAATCTGAATGAAGAGACATATTATTCAAGTCAAATATGACATGATGAGAAGTCCCAGAATCAACAAGCCAGTTTGATGAAGGTTAAAAAAATTGGATAGCAAAGTGAGTACCTAGTGGTGGTAATAAAAATCAAGTAGGTAGTGCAATAGGATATATAGAATAAGATAGACATGAAGGCTCAAACAACTATGAAATAGTTGCTTACAAACGACAACATAGTCAGAAGGTGGTGACTGGTTATGAATCTTGCCTTTGTTGTTAAAATTAACTTTGTTACCAAAATTGATAGTAATATAAGCAGTATCGGAGGAAGATGATGACTCTTGTTTAAGATAAGCTTCATAGTAAaaaaacttatcataaagtttttCAAAGAATATAGGATTATCATAAGTATAAATCACAACTAAGATATCTTTGTAATCTAAACTAAGACtatttaatacataaaaaatGTTCTCTTCATCATCAAATGGTGCATCAATCATAGCAAGTGCATTAAATTAAGTTTTGATTACCTACATTAGTCAAAAATAGATTTTGTACCCTTAGAAAGCTCGAAAAAAGTTTCTCGAAGTTGCATAAGAGGATCATAAGAGGGCTAAGTATGAAGTGatttaaggagagagagagagaggtaatgaGAGCACTTATAAGAATATGATCTTCGTGGATTCAAAAAGTACACTTAagattaacaactttaagattttTCTCTCTAATCATTTATGAAGCGTAAGTGATGGTGTCATCTATATAACCGATTAAAACTGATTAAGAGAAAATAAAATGAAGTATATCAAGAGATATAATTTATGGATATGAGTTTAAATTTTACTTGGACTACATTGTTAATAGAGATAAGAGTATTTTCAAGGATAAAAGAGTTAGGGATGATATGAGATAAGCCGCTAGTTGAAGAGGTATTACGGgctgtatcaaaaagtggagaagaAAAAAACCCAAAATATCTTATAAAAGAGAGTGGTTTGTTAAAACATACAA of the Musa acuminata AAA Group cultivar baxijiao chromosome BXJ3-2, Cavendish_Baxijiao_AAA, whole genome shotgun sequence genome contains:
- the LOC103970110 gene encoding uncharacterized protein LOC103970110, translated to MMECNKEEAIRAREVAEKKMHSRDFIGALKIARKAQHLFPELENISHMLTVCEVHCSADAKINGEMDWYGILQVEPTADDSSIKKQYRKLALLLHPDKNQFAGAEAAFKLIGEAHKILSDRLTRQHYDVKMNVNIRTASSRQPAPQMRNSFYARSNFSAVSFNGLNQQQQQPSAFATANTFWTICPNCSMRYQYYLSILNKTLRCQHCSKPFIAYDLNAEAAPSGVKSGQSWNNVGNSHHQIPVQQANNVNLQSQSGNASSSTGLKSGVGGGPWAPFGHGGGPTNMANMATDDRMDVKGVASNEVQFEEKNPRQMNEGGKTAKPSTANANLKRSRKVAVESSESDSTDVEEDIAIEVDGPQAKQYSSSSAPRRSTRLKQNINYSEVGSEDDDDFINSPSYKKWRGESSGSADGHAGSSHADTDGVTSSVKATEFGDDKMENIYKDDASEKQPLNGSEGVNVDPTGESKLDTGTEEKLGPAAESSIDSRSKTSAEHDTLTYPDPEFYDFEKLRHVNKFSVDQIWALYDNLDGMPRFYARIRHVHAPHFKLRITWLEHNPLNEVETVWSGEELPVGCGNYILGSTQFAEDHLMFSHIVSWEKGKRRNSYDIYPRKGEVWALFKDWNAGWRSDAGNHRLYKYEVIEVLSDFAVDAGISVIPLVKIEGFVSLFMRAKEMAMAPYMIPPNEILRFSHGIPSYRLNGTEKEGIPQGCLELDPASLPTDFSESFPSVSLGGGTSGVGNLSESHVSCFKSTDNEVEPGMKDVTHAELYQAGGRQQSEAWKHAQNDTKQPEVVIREEDRLDAADIHDNSAENENSSPTSSSSPLVVEYPEAEFHNFDEGKSIENVQRGQIWALYSEIDQYPNYYGWVKKVELEDHKVHIAWLEACPVSEEEAHWIQEGMPVACGTFKVEQQSVAFENMGMFSHLVQAKPSARRNRYDILPCHGEIWAVYKNWSAGWSRSDWQNCEYDVVEISECTDAGLKVRLLTKVDGYRAVFKHENEGKAVTMDVPVNEYTRFSHKIPSFRLTNERGGKLRGYWELDTASIPDILLISDSA